The following nucleotide sequence is from Trifolium pratense cultivar HEN17-A07 linkage group LG2, ARS_RC_1.1, whole genome shotgun sequence.
TCTTCTTGAGTTTCTTCATCTTAATTTTTGAAGGTTTTGCATGAATTATATATTGATTTGCAGACAAAGAAGATGGTCCAGAATATGCCCAACTTTCTGCGAATGTAAATGAAAATCTGCTCACAACTAACGGGGAGGTATTTTATTTCCAGCATTTCATTATCAACTTCTCAGAAGCAACATTTTAACATATTTAGGACCATGGAAAGATGCATATTTTACCACAACTAAATAAATAGTTGAATACTCTTTATAAAGATTATATTTTCCCTGTTTGTTCTAAATTGACTTATATTCTGCAGTTTTCTTCTGAAAGTGGAGGTTCAATTTCTGGAATATTGcatgaacttcttcagaagggAGATGCAGCCCAAAAGTACATGCAAGGCTCTCGAAACTTGAAAATCGACAGCTATATCCTTCTTGATAATTTTGTACAAGGACGCAAACTTTCTTCGTCTTCTCAAACTAGGGCTTTGCAAATTCATTCAAAACGTTCTAAGAAGCACATGTCCATGAAACAACATAAGAAACACGGATCATTTAATCTTCCTCAAGAGTTCCATAAGTAAGTTTAAGGTCTATAAACTTCACTCAAGATGAATCTGTTGATCCTTATCAATACTGTGCTATAGCCCTGCAGTTTGTGGTAGTGTATATTGCTGTGAGGAATTTTGTTTCATCTTTCATTGGGAAATTTTTAGATTCATGCTAGGAACACGTAAAGAGTATATTATACATTTTACTTTATTCTAACTGCTTAATTTTTTCTACAATGATATTCTTTTTATACCCTAATCACTTTTCATTTTGATTACAGATTTGACATTTTTAAGCCAATGCATGAAATGTGGAAAGACTATATAAAGTTGTTGCTTAAATCCACCGGGTATTGTTATTGTATCTTTGCTATTGTTGAATTTGAAAGCTTCTTATCTTCAAGTTTTCCAGCACTTTTCTTCTGTCACGGCTTTTATAATTATGACAATAAACCTGTTTAATGTTTCAGGAATAATCAATTGGCTCAATGTCTCCTTGGTGCAGATCTACACGGTGCTTTTATTTTAGGTTGGAGCACacactatttttgtttttacttgcTTTTGGATTAGTGTGAACACCTACAATAGAAAATgctaaatcattttaattatctGGTGCTTTTTTGGATATTACAAGTACAGTCATTGCGTTTTTATTATTGCAATAAGTCAAACTGTCCATTAGTAAAGATGAGTTTCCAATTAGTTCAGGTCAGACCAGGTGCCAGGTCCTTTTCTACGGGAAACTTTGCCATTTGAATCGTCCCTTTCCAATTGGCATGCAtaaccttttttattttacggTCCTTacaattggttttttttaaaaagtggCTAGAACTTATGTTGAATGTTTTTAGGTGTttaatcaaatcaatttttttaaaatgcatTTCTATGGAGTGTTGTTTTAGTTTAATGTTATCACGTTGAGAATTTTCTATATCCAAACTCCTCGTGGATGGATCACAATGCACTCTcttttcaatttagaaaaaagtTGAACTTTTGACTCATGCAAAACAAAGATAATAATTTTAGCCTCGATGTTCTAAATAGTTGTTTGCTGGTTATCACTGACTGCACCATGTCCATCTATGTTTTGCAGTTGTGGAGTGTAAACTAACTCATTTTACTGGAATTGGTGGCATCATGATTCGTGAAACTGCagaagcttttgggataattaCCGAAGATAATAAATTCAAAGGTAATTCactatttaaaaatacaaattgtTTTAGCATTATAGTCCTGTTATTCGTGTATTTCTCAAGTATTAATGCTTATATGAATATACACTGCAAATGTGATAATTAATGAATTATAGGAGTTTGCACTTCTGTTTTGAAACTTTAGCATAATTTagaaagtaatttttttaatttatttaaattaaagagGACTAACGATAAACAGTCATGCATTCAATTACTTTTAATAAGGAACTTGTtgtgaacaaagaaaaatacAAGTTTTAAGTTTGAATGTAACAGAAAATTTCTGTTTTGCTTATGCATTGTATGACAGGCATTGGATTTTCTGTTGTTTTTCTATTATGTATCGGTTTCAAACTTGTTCACCAAAATGCTTTGATTTGTTAACTTGTAGTTGTTCCGAAGAAGGGTTCTGTATTTGTAGTCCAAGTTGATTGCTGGAAAGTCACTATGCTTGGAGATAAACTTGATTCAAGAAAGGTTGGATTATGATATCAGTGATAATCCTTCAATTGTAGGTGACACTCTGAGGCCTTTTCTATCTGGCATCAGTTTTTGATGATGATAATTCGTCTCCTCATTGAGTGAACCTTGTTAATGCCCTCTTTCTGGTTTCtataatttcattattttatttatatgattATCTTGATTCAAATGTATAGAATATCCATGTAATGCTTGAATGCTAAATTACATTAGGGATTGGCTGGAAGGTAAGCAACAGTGATGAAGTATCAATTTTTGAAGTTTGTTCTGTAACTGAAACTGATAGTGTTAATTCTAATTCTAAACGACTAATCATCGTTGTGCGGTCAACAGCCACAAGGAATGAGTAATGGGTAATAAggtataacaaaaaaatattactccAATCTTGGTTATAAGTAAAACCAccttattaataaatttaattaagtgACTTAATCTTGTTCTCGTAAAAATATAAGtgcattctttttcttttttttttggttacatataaGTGCATTCTTAAAAGTGTCTTCTTAAATACATGTTTAATGAGAATAAAAGaatcattaaaaaatgaaactttatatatgatcctttttttttttgtggtaagAACtaatttaatgatattttatgaattgCATCATTAAAATAAAGTGAAAGTAGTTAAAGATTGCTTATAATTGAACATTACAAATATGAGTACTTTTCTATTATGGAATTACATTACATTTTAAATCTGTAAAAAGGTACATTATTCTATCAACAATCCATACCctcattttttttcccttctaaATTTGCACATTTCTGCCCCCAATCTAATTTAACAGTATTCAAGCTATAAACAATTATTTACATGTTATTTTTTGCAAACAAAATGATTTAGATTTTTACTTCAAGAACATCGCCATCTTTGAGTTTTGTATTAGGCAATACTAAATGTCCATTTATCAAAACCAGCCTTCCCTCCAAACCAGTTCTTTGTGCAGCATCAACAGCACTGCTACCAGCTTTTAACCTCATAATTTCTCCATTAGGCCAACATATAACTACCACTTCCCCAAGGTTAAGAGGACCCGGAGGACCATCAAACTTTGCATCATGCTTTATTTGGCTGATACTTACTTCAGAACGCAATTGCTCTTCCCAGGAAAGCATTGTTCTCAAAAGACGCACCTAAAAGATGAATATATACATAGTCAATGAAACAttcatcaatattttttaaatctaCTGAAACACTGATGGAATGAAATTTCAACTTTCAATTTGCTATCAGAGAGACTACTTTCATACCTACATAAATTCCAGCCAATTATGCATATATATTAGACAAACTGATTTCTACCATCGCAATTGCATTTAAACTTTCAAATTTTC
It contains:
- the LOC123905998 gene encoding LOW QUALITY PROTEIN: ribonuclease MRP protein subunit POP4-like (The sequence of the model RefSeq protein was modified relative to this genomic sequence to represent the inferred CDS: deleted 1 base in 1 codon), with translation MADESRKRTLEALERRIQAEHILKEKQAEALERRVQTEHNRKEKKNKNAVNEDSKSLIIAPSTSNDSSVNLSRPSSDTPNKVNISLFARAISQDKEDGPEYAQLSANVNENLLTTNGEFSSESGGSISGILHELLQKGDAAQKYMQGSRNLKIDSYILLDNFVQGRKLSSSSQTRALQIHSKRSKKHMSMKQHKKHGSFNLPQEFHKFDIFKPMHEMWKDYIKLLLKSTGNNQLAQCLLGADLHGAFILVVECKLTHFTGIGGIMIRETAEAFGIITEDNKFKVVPKKGSVFVSKLIAGKSLCLEINLIQERLDYDISDNPSIVGDTLRPFLSGISF